A window of the Flavobacteriales bacterium genome harbors these coding sequences:
- a CDS encoding beta-lactamase family protein: MALGGCANGFGIADVERMIPYTANTRQPIASISKTFIGLAIMKAQELGRLRLDDPIAKHLPFTVENPYHPGVPITVRHLVTHTSSINDDREYLFRAWILRDTTDLARNLALDIGACRFSAPHTAVPMEEFLRRYLAKDGAWYSDSAFAATVPGSRFAYSNIGATLAALVVEKATGQPFDAFTQQHILDPLGMRSSTWHGELLPDNALSCLYARAPNRSPLLRATIPMAAWDHQQRPRAPHGRAGAGHRTRNAVEQAGAEYFREQLGIPTVDRAAACSPMSITSASPRASSEGIWATGGDPGSSHVFRERDRLGPDMVVNTDLESWEHHKPCGTWSRGGGVRHDDPARTTAAHATQRMHQSFTRRAHRHALLIAHCNTVQPGRQCFCVDHRAGIGGALLQHQAARGIEEGDGVGAGWKLEGEVGVAGVGGKADGLLRSFLNPDHAVASIEPIRTGPADFIIMVAMKA; this comes from the coding sequence GTGGCGTTGGGTGGCTGTGCGAACGGCTTCGGCATCGCCGATGTGGAACGGATGATTCCGTACACCGCGAACACGCGACAGCCGATCGCTTCCATCTCGAAGACCTTCATCGGCCTTGCTATCATGAAAGCGCAGGAACTCGGGCGTTTGCGCCTCGATGATCCGATCGCCAAGCACCTGCCTTTCACGGTGGAGAACCCGTATCACCCGGGTGTGCCGATCACTGTGCGCCACCTCGTTACGCACACTTCCAGCATCAACGACGACCGGGAATACCTGTTCCGTGCGTGGATCCTCCGCGACACCACGGACCTTGCCCGGAACCTGGCCCTCGACATCGGTGCATGCCGCTTCAGCGCACCGCACACGGCCGTACCGATGGAGGAATTCCTGCGCCGCTACCTGGCGAAGGATGGCGCGTGGTACAGCGACAGTGCGTTCGCTGCGACCGTACCCGGGTCTCGGTTCGCTTACTCCAACATCGGCGCTACGCTGGCGGCCCTGGTGGTGGAGAAGGCGACGGGCCAGCCGTTCGATGCGTTCACGCAGCAGCACATCCTGGATCCACTGGGCATGCGCTCATCCACGTGGCATGGCGAACTGCTGCCGGACAACGCGCTATCCTGCTTGTACGCACGCGCACCGAACCGTTCCCCGCTACTTCGCGCCACCATCCCGATGGCGGCATGGGACCACCAGCAACGACCCCGCGCGCCACATGGCCGAGCCGGGGCGGGCCACCGGACGCGGAACGCTGTTGAGCAAGCGGGCGCCGAGTACTTCCGCGAGCAACTGGGGATTCCAACTGTGGACCGGGCAGCGGCCTGCTCACCGATGAGCATAACATCGGCATCACCACGGGCCAGTTCAGAGGGTATTTGGGCTACCGGCGGCGACCCGGGCTCTTCCCATGTCTTTCGTGAGCGAGACCGGCTTGGGCCGGACATGGTGGTGAACACGGACTTAGAGAGCTGGGAGCACCACAAGCCGTGTGGGACCTGGTCGCGGGGTGGAGGAGTGCGGCACGACGATCCGGCGAGAACGACCGCAGCGCACGCAACACAGAGAATGCATCAATCCTTCACCCGTCGCGCCCATCGCCACGCCTTGCTCATCGCGCACTGTAACACGGTACAACCCGGCCGGCAATGCTTCTGTGTTGATCACCGGGCGGGCATCGGTGGTGCGCTGTTGCAGCATCAAGCGGCCCGTGGCATCGAAGAGGGTGATGGTGTGGGCGCCGGGTGGAAGCTCGAGGGTGAAGTGGGTGTTGCCGGGGTTGGGGGAAAGGCGGATGGCCTGTTGCGTTCGTTCCTCAACCCCGACCATGCTGTGGCATCCATAGAGCCAATCCGGACTGGTCCAGCTGATTTCATCATCATGGTAGCAATGAAGGCCTAA